Proteins encoded within one genomic window of bacterium:
- the def gene encoding peptide deformylase produces MDIVIPENVQHLYENKQGSEITKYPHPILRQKAVEVIRYNPELQRLVDRMIDNLHEGNGVGLAAPQIGVSKRIIIFMPPEESPKVVVNPVLSDLSKETEVGLEGCLSIPSVYGDVERSLRVVLTGFNRRGKTVRYELEGFPARIVQHEVDHLDGILFIDKVDPSTLHWSLPDEDEEEEAILVEARR; encoded by the coding sequence ATGGATATCGTCATACCAGAGAATGTGCAGCACCTATATGAGAACAAACAGGGGAGTGAGATAACAAAATACCCGCACCCTATTTTACGCCAGAAAGCTGTTGAAGTAATACGTTATAATCCTGAGCTGCAGCGATTAGTTGACCGCATGATTGATAATCTTCATGAAGGGAATGGGGTTGGTTTGGCTGCGCCTCAGATAGGGGTTAGCAAGAGAATAATAATTTTCATGCCCCCTGAAGAATCACCGAAGGTTGTGGTTAACCCTGTGCTTTCAGATTTGAGCAAAGAAACAGAGGTCGGGCTGGAGGGGTGCCTCAGCATTCCTTCGGTATATGGTGACGTGGAGCGTTCACTAAGAGTGGTGTTGACCGGATTTAATCGTCGCGGGAAGACTGTTCGCTATGAATTGGAGGGATTTCCTGCGCGCATAGTTCAGCATGAAGTCGATCATCTCGATGGTATCTTATTTATCGACAAGGTTGACCCTTCAACCCTTCATTGGAGCCTACCGGATGAAGATGAGGAAGAAGAAGCTATTTTAGTGGAAGCGAGGCGTTAG